Proteins encoded by one window of Polaribacter haliotis:
- the pgmB gene encoding beta-phosphoglucomutase: MKKGFIFDLDGVIVDTAKYHYLAWKNLANELGFEFTKEQNELFKGVSRKRCLEILLEIGEVEATQEQFDTWMIEKNVDYLKYIENMDASEILPDVPKILDYLKDRNHPIALGSASKNAQPILEKVGLLSYFDVIVDGNNVTKAKPDPEVFLLAAKQLGVNSSDCVVFEDAVAGVQAANSAKMISIGIGDEKVLSDARYNFKDFTEIDTNFIQDLINKN; this comes from the coding sequence ATGAAGAAAGGATTTATATTCGATTTGGATGGTGTTATTGTAGACACTGCCAAATATCATTATTTAGCTTGGAAAAATTTAGCCAACGAATTAGGCTTCGAATTTACCAAAGAACAAAACGAATTATTTAAAGGCGTTAGTAGAAAGCGTTGTTTAGAAATTTTGTTAGAAATTGGTGAAGTTGAAGCAACACAAGAACAATTTGATACTTGGATGATCGAGAAAAATGTCGATTATTTAAAGTACATAGAAAATATGGACGCTTCTGAAATATTACCAGACGTTCCAAAAATATTAGATTACTTAAAAGATAGAAATCATCCAATAGCATTAGGTTCTGCAAGTAAAAACGCACAACCAATTTTAGAAAAAGTAGGATTATTGTCTTATTTTGATGTAATTGTAGATGGTAACAATGTTACAAAAGCAAAACCAGATCCAGAAGTATTTCTTCTTGCTGCAAAGCAATTGGGCGTAAATTCTAGCGATTGTGTGGTTTTTGAAGATGCTGTTGCAGGTGTACAAGCTGCAAATAGTGCAAAAATGATTAGTATAGGAATTGGAGATGAAAAAGTCTTATCTGATGCAAGATATAATTTTAAAGATTTTACAGAAATCGACACCAATTTTATACAAGATTTAATCAATAAAAATTAG
- a CDS encoding glycoside hydrolase family 65 protein → MNQDYIIPNDWSIIEEGFNPEMIKSSESLFSIGNGAMGQRANFEENYTGSTFQGSYIGGVYYPDKTRVGWWKNGYPEYFAKVLNAPNWIGINVQINDENLDLHTCKEVSKFKRELNMKEGWLSRSFESVLQNGIKINVETKRFLSLELDEVGAIKYAVTPLNSDAKITFSPYLDAGITNEDTNWDDQFWDVLEVTQNNQQSFIQARTMKTHFYTCTFMESRLFLDGNEVITGCNNEKTANYVSCNYQQETKKNQTFTIHKFGGYVVDRDHNKDELVKAAKDVLDKAVSFGFDALLETQKQSWAEIWKMSDITIEGDVKAQQGIRFNIFHLNQTYLGTDSTLNIGPKGFTGEKYGGSTYWDTEAYCIPFYMATKDQSVARKLLEYRYNHLEKAIENAAKLGFKNGAALYPMVTMNGEECHNEWEITFEEIHRNGAIAFAIFNYHRFTNDYSYIPEKGLEVLIGIARFWHQRATFSTNKDKFMILGVTGPNEYENNINNNWYTNYIAKWCINYALENIELVKTDHISDYIRIKEKVSFTDDELIGWKKVADNMYFPHSKEHNIYLQQDGFLDKELITVADLDKSQRPINQKWSWDRILRSPYIKQADTLQGFYMFEDNFSTEELERHFDFYEPFTVHESSLSPCVHSIQAAKLNRMEQAYTFYLRTSRLDLDDYNHEVEEGLHITSMAGTWMSIVEGFGGMRVLNNTLSFAPKIPKGWQTYSFKVNFRNQVITVNVSQNETVFEIDGNNEINILVNGKLITVSPNNLVTV, encoded by the coding sequence ATGAATCAAGATTATATCATACCCAATGATTGGTCCATCATAGAAGAAGGTTTTAATCCAGAAATGATTAAATCGTCTGAAAGTCTATTCAGTATTGGTAATGGCGCTATGGGACAACGTGCTAATTTCGAAGAAAATTACACAGGTTCAACTTTTCAAGGAAGTTATATTGGTGGTGTTTACTACCCAGATAAAACTAGAGTTGGTTGGTGGAAAAACGGCTATCCAGAATATTTTGCAAAAGTTTTAAATGCACCAAATTGGATTGGAATAAACGTTCAAATTAACGACGAAAATTTAGATTTACATACTTGTAAAGAGGTTTCGAAATTTAAGAGAGAACTAAACATGAAAGAAGGTTGGTTGTCGCGAAGTTTTGAATCTGTTTTACAAAACGGAATTAAAATTAATGTTGAAACAAAGCGTTTTTTAAGTTTAGAATTAGATGAGGTTGGAGCAATTAAATATGCTGTTACGCCTTTAAATTCCGATGCAAAAATTACTTTTTCTCCATATTTAGATGCAGGAATTACAAATGAAGATACCAATTGGGATGACCAATTTTGGGATGTTTTAGAAGTTACCCAAAACAACCAACAATCTTTTATTCAAGCTAGAACTATGAAAACACATTTTTATACGTGTACTTTTATGGAATCTCGTTTGTTTTTAGATGGAAACGAAGTAATAACTGGTTGTAATAATGAAAAAACAGCTAATTATGTTTCATGTAATTACCAACAAGAAACCAAAAAAAATCAAACGTTCACAATTCATAAGTTTGGAGGTTATGTGGTTGATAGAGATCATAATAAAGACGAATTAGTTAAAGCAGCAAAAGATGTTTTAGACAAAGCTGTAAGTTTTGGTTTCGATGCTTTATTAGAAACTCAAAAGCAATCTTGGGCAGAAATTTGGAAAATGTCCGACATTACTATTGAAGGAGATGTAAAAGCGCAACAAGGAATTCGTTTTAATATTTTTCACTTAAATCAAACTTATTTAGGAACAGATTCAACCTTAAATATTGGGCCAAAAGGTTTCACTGGAGAAAAATACGGAGGAAGTACATATTGGGATACAGAAGCATATTGTATTCCATTTTATATGGCAACAAAAGACCAATCTGTTGCAAGAAAATTATTAGAATACAGATACAATCATTTAGAAAAAGCGATTGAGAACGCAGCAAAACTCGGTTTTAAAAACGGGGCAGCTTTGTATCCAATGGTTACCATGAATGGCGAAGAATGCCATAACGAATGGGAAATTACGTTTGAAGAAATTCATAGAAATGGCGCTATTGCATTTGCAATTTTTAATTATCATCGTTTTACAAACGACTATTCTTATATTCCAGAAAAAGGTTTGGAAGTATTAATAGGAATTGCACGTTTTTGGCATCAAAGAGCAACATTTTCTACGAATAAAGATAAATTTATGATTTTGGGAGTAACAGGTCCCAATGAATATGAAAATAACATCAACAATAATTGGTACACAAATTACATTGCAAAATGGTGTATTAATTACGCTTTAGAAAATATCGAGCTCGTAAAAACAGACCATATTTCAGATTATATTAGAATTAAAGAAAAAGTTTCTTTTACAGATGATGAATTAATTGGATGGAAAAAAGTGGCAGACAATATGTACTTTCCACATTCGAAAGAACACAATATTTACTTACAACAAGATGGTTTTTTAGACAAAGAATTAATTACTGTTGCAGATTTAGATAAAAGTCAAAGACCTATTAATCAGAAATGGAGTTGGGACAGAATTTTACGTTCTCCATACATAAAACAAGCAGATACTTTACAAGGTTTCTATATGTTCGAAGATAATTTTTCTACGGAAGAATTAGAACGTCATTTCGATTTTTACGAACCATTTACAGTCCATGAAAGTTCACTTTCTCCATGTGTACACAGTATTCAAGCTGCAAAGTTAAATAGAATGGAACAAGCGTATACATTCTATTTAAGAACATCGAGATTAGATTTAGACGATTACAATCACGAAGTAGAAGAAGGGTTACATATTACTTCTATGGCTGGAACTTGGATGAGTATTGTGGAAGGCTTTGGAGGAATGAGAGTGTTAAATAACACCTTGTCTTTTGCTCCAAAAATTCCAAAAGGATGGCAAACTTATTCGTTTAAAGTTAATTTTAGAAACCAGGTTATTACTGTAAATGTTTCTCAAAACGAAACTGTTTTTGAAATTGATGGAAATAACGAAATAAACATTTTAGTCAATGGAAAATTAATTACAGTTTCTCCAAATAATTTAGTAACTGTTTAA
- a CDS encoding glycoside hydrolase family 13 protein, with product MRNLIFFFLLIGFISCNNEKTKETISTVSISNTSLERVEPPNWFIGFKDSSLQLLVKEPNIGAFTASISYEGVSIEKVHTAKSPNYLFIDLNIDSSTKAGKFDIVFTDKNEAKKKHTYELKTREKPADNYVGFNSSDVIYLITPDRFANADPSNDIGSKTSKSNENGESVQFLKENKIDRTDDYARHGGDIKGITNHLNYINEMGFTAIWSSPLLTNDMPKQSYHGYAITDLYEIDPRFGTLADYRELADKAKEKGIKLIMDQVANHCGSEHWWMKDLPFKDWVNYQENFENKGELITSNHRRTSNQDLYASKIDKKQNADGWFVSTMPDLNQKNPFMAKYIIQNSIWWIETIGLGGIRQDTYPYPDKQFMSDWAGAIMAEYPNFSIVGEEWSYNPLLIGYWQKGANNRDGYESNLTSTMDFAMQRKVVEALNDEESWDTGLVKIYEGLANDFHYASPKDIMIFPDNHDMSRIYTQLNGDLENTKMALSTYLTMPRIPQIYYGTEILMNDFKKPGDHGLIRTDFPGGFKDDKINAFTGEGLKADQKEMQSFLKKLLNYRKDSKAIHEGKTLHFAPFMGTYFLFRILNDEVVVNIINKNEKPITIDLKRYSEIGLQGKILKNIISGEEFTWGDSIELSKKGSIILTTKK from the coding sequence ATGAGAAACTTAATCTTCTTTTTTTTATTAATTGGTTTCATTTCTTGTAACAACGAAAAAACCAAAGAAACCATTTCTACAGTTTCTATTTCAAACACCTCTTTAGAAAGAGTAGAGCCACCCAATTGGTTTATCGGTTTTAAAGACTCTTCACTTCAACTATTAGTAAAAGAACCTAATATTGGTGCTTTTACAGCTTCTATTTCTTATGAAGGAGTTTCTATTGAAAAAGTACATACTGCAAAAAGTCCGAATTATTTATTTATCGATTTAAATATTGATTCATCAACAAAAGCAGGAAAATTCGATATTGTTTTCACTGATAAAAATGAAGCAAAAAAAAAACATACATACGAATTAAAAACAAGAGAGAAACCTGCAGATAATTATGTAGGTTTTAATAGTTCCGATGTTATTTACCTAATAACGCCAGATCGTTTTGCAAATGCAGATCCTTCCAATGATATTGGATCTAAAACATCAAAAAGCAATGAGAATGGCGAATCTGTTCAGTTTTTAAAAGAAAATAAAATTGATAGAACAGACGATTATGCAAGACATGGAGGAGATATCAAAGGAATTACCAATCATTTAAATTATATAAATGAAATGGGATTTACTGCAATTTGGTCTTCACCCTTATTAACAAACGACATGCCAAAACAGTCTTATCATGGTTATGCAATTACAGATTTGTATGAGATAGATCCTCGTTTTGGAACCTTAGCAGATTATCGTGAATTGGCAGATAAAGCCAAAGAAAAAGGCATTAAATTAATTATGGATCAAGTTGCAAATCATTGTGGTAGCGAACATTGGTGGATGAAAGATTTACCATTTAAAGATTGGGTAAATTATCAAGAAAACTTCGAAAATAAAGGTGAATTAATCACTTCAAATCACAGAAGAACTTCGAATCAAGATTTGTATGCATCAAAAATTGATAAAAAACAAAATGCAGATGGTTGGTTCGTTTCTACAATGCCAGATTTGAATCAGAAGAATCCATTTATGGCAAAATACATCATTCAGAATAGTATTTGGTGGATAGAAACCATTGGTTTAGGTGGAATAAGACAAGACACTTATCCTTATCCAGACAAGCAATTTATGAGCGATTGGGCAGGAGCAATTATGGCAGAATATCCTAATTTTTCTATTGTAGGCGAAGAATGGAGCTACAATCCATTATTGATTGGTTATTGGCAAAAAGGGGCAAATAATAGAGATGGTTACGAATCTAATTTAACATCTACTATGGATTTTGCGATGCAAAGAAAAGTTGTTGAGGCCTTAAATGATGAAGAATCTTGGGACACAGGTTTGGTAAAAATTTACGAAGGTTTGGCAAACGATTTCCATTACGCATCTCCAAAAGATATTATGATTTTTCCTGACAATCATGATATGAGTAGAATTTACACGCAATTAAATGGAGATTTAGAAAATACAAAAATGGCACTTTCTACGTATTTAACGATGCCGAGAATTCCACAAATTTATTACGGAACAGAAATTTTAATGAACGATTTTAAAAAACCAGGCGATCATGGTTTAATTCGTACAGATTTTCCTGGTGGTTTTAAAGATGATAAAATAAATGCTTTTACTGGTGAAGGATTAAAAGCAGATCAAAAAGAAATGCAATCTTTCTTAAAGAAATTATTAAATTATAGAAAGGATTCAAAAGCAATTCATGAAGGAAAAACTTTGCATTTTGCCCCATTTATGGGAACTTATTTCTTGTTTAGAATTTTAAATGATGAAGTTGTAGTAAATATTATCAATAAAAATGAAAAACCAATAACCATTGACTTAAAACGTTATTCAGAAATTGGTTTACAAGGAAAAATATTGAAAAACATAATTTCAGGAGAAGAATTTACTTGGGGAGATTCCATAGAATTATCTAAAAAAGGAAGTATCATTTTAACCACAAAAAAATAA
- a CDS encoding alpha/beta hydrolase, whose protein sequence is MKNLIILCLILFIISCKTQNKENNKVEKKVDNITAKVLENAVLAEGKLIRIDSFPTKHITPRPVDVWLPENYSDEKKYAVLYMHDGQMLFDETTTWNKQEWKIDEVASKLMKEGVTKDFIVVGIHNIAAIRWLDLYPEKAMNFLTKEELERVKSLSNNDVTLEDLNGDEYLKFLVEDLKPYIDKTYSVYTNKDNTFVAGSSMGGLMSMYAISQYPNVFEGAACISTHWVGAQPVENNPLPNAILTYLEKNIPDAKTHKMYFDYGNKTLDQFYPVYASKVDSIFLNNGFTDSNFKNLFFEGTDHSEISWQNRVDIPLTFLLKK, encoded by the coding sequence ATGAAAAATCTAATTATTCTTTGTTTAATATTATTTATTATTTCTTGTAAAACACAAAATAAAGAGAATAATAAGGTAGAGAAAAAAGTTGATAATATTACTGCGAAAGTATTAGAAAATGCAGTTTTAGCAGAAGGAAAATTAATAAGAATAGATTCTTTTCCCACAAAACACATTACACCAAGACCTGTAGATGTTTGGTTACCAGAAAATTATTCTGATGAAAAAAAATATGCAGTTTTATACATGCATGATGGTCAAATGTTGTTTGATGAAACCACTACTTGGAATAAGCAAGAATGGAAAATAGATGAGGTTGCTTCAAAATTAATGAAAGAAGGAGTTACTAAAGATTTTATAGTTGTTGGTATTCATAATATTGCTGCAATAAGATGGTTGGACTTGTATCCAGAAAAAGCCATGAATTTTTTAACAAAAGAAGAGTTAGAAAGGGTTAAAAGTTTATCGAATAATGATGTTACTTTAGAAGATTTAAATGGTGATGAGTATTTAAAATTTTTAGTCGAAGATTTAAAACCTTACATAGACAAAACATATTCGGTTTACACAAATAAAGATAACACATTTGTGGCTGGTTCTTCAATGGGTGGCTTAATGTCTATGTACGCAATTTCTCAATATCCAAACGTTTTTGAAGGTGCAGCTTGTATTTCTACACATTGGGTTGGTGCACAACCTGTAGAGAATAATCCATTACCAAATGCAATTCTTACTTATTTAGAAAAGAATATTCCAGATGCAAAAACACATAAAATGTATTTTGATTATGGGAATAAAACTTTAGATCAGTTTTATCCTGTTTATGCATCCAAAGTTGATTCTATTTTTCTAAATAATGGATTTACTGATTCAAATTTCAAAAACTTATTTTTCGAAGGAACAGATCATTCAGAAATTTCTTGGCAAAATAGAGTAGATATTCCGTTAACTTTTTTATTGAAAAAATAA
- a CDS encoding GDSL-type esterase/lipase family protein, with protein sequence MKEIKINKIIDSYFYLCSFVSVLLLISCNSATNQQKIVDSKFSTDKEINANNFAFPEGKLKSLVISFDDGPEHDRILLKKLNEANIVGTFHLNSGRLGKRANWLSTELGYDVFFVKESEVNSIYKGHEISSHTVNHLGLNNQKDSIIKSEVFNDIKKLNKIIKNTNHNAVQGLAYPFGAFDEQVLQSLKALDVKYARTTVATKNFELPTNNFLELNPTCHINDAINYGNYFANLKATKMQLLNVWGHSYEFHNNWQLADSICNLLGNKKDIWYAKTIEMVNYLNAIKALEYKNNSVFNPSKNTSVWIKNKAEKFIELKPNQTLPIHFKSSFVQINTINSLYPDASKDIKFQGDWTKVHYKQRIELFKKGPLNFSDIVFLGNSITEQGGNWAEKVGIKNVKNRGISGDVTDGVLNRLDEITHFKPKTVFLLIGINDLFNLHYQKQIPSTEYVAKNIIKITDSIHQKSPETIIYLQTILPTAEVYMTDYINQVNNIIRNNKIDVNYKLIDLHNEFVNENGLIKPELTSDGTHLNELGYEVWVKTIKDKL encoded by the coding sequence ATGAAAGAAATCAAAATAAATAAAATAATAGATTCATATTTCTACTTATGTAGTTTTGTGTCTGTTTTATTGCTGATTTCTTGTAATTCTGCTACAAATCAACAAAAGATTGTAGATTCAAAGTTTAGTACTGATAAAGAGATTAATGCTAATAATTTTGCTTTTCCTGAAGGTAAATTAAAAAGTTTAGTAATTAGCTTTGATGATGGGCCAGAACACGATAGAATATTACTTAAAAAATTAAACGAAGCGAATATCGTTGGTACTTTTCATCTAAATTCTGGCAGACTTGGTAAAAGAGCAAATTGGTTAAGTACTGAATTGGGTTATGACGTATTTTTTGTCAAGGAATCAGAGGTAAATAGTATCTATAAAGGTCACGAAATTTCTAGTCATACTGTAAATCATTTGGGTTTAAATAACCAAAAAGATTCAATAATTAAGTCTGAAGTTTTTAATGATATTAAAAAGTTAAATAAGATAATCAAAAATACAAATCATAATGCAGTTCAAGGTTTGGCTTATCCTTTTGGTGCTTTTGATGAGCAAGTTTTACAATCTTTAAAAGCTTTAGATGTTAAATATGCAAGAACAACAGTTGCCACAAAAAACTTTGAATTACCTACCAATAATTTTTTAGAATTAAACCCAACTTGTCATATAAATGATGCTATAAATTATGGTAATTATTTTGCCAATTTAAAGGCAACTAAAATGCAGTTATTGAATGTTTGGGGACATAGTTATGAGTTTCATAACAATTGGCAATTGGCAGATTCCATTTGCAATTTATTAGGCAACAAAAAAGATATTTGGTATGCAAAAACCATAGAAATGGTAAATTATTTAAATGCAATTAAAGCATTAGAATATAAAAATAATTCTGTTTTTAATCCTTCAAAAAACACTTCAGTTTGGATTAAAAATAAAGCTGAAAAATTTATAGAATTAAAACCAAACCAAACTTTACCTATTCATTTTAAAAGCTCATTTGTGCAAATAAATACTATTAATAGTTTGTATCCTGATGCATCAAAAGACATAAAATTTCAAGGAGATTGGACAAAAGTACATTACAAACAAAGAATAGAATTGTTTAAAAAGGGTCCTTTAAACTTTAGTGATATCGTTTTTTTAGGAAATAGTATAACAGAACAAGGTGGAAATTGGGCTGAAAAAGTAGGTATTAAAAATGTAAAAAACCGTGGTATTTCAGGTGATGTTACTGATGGAGTTTTAAACAGACTTGATGAAATAACTCACTTTAAGCCTAAAACCGTTTTTTTACTAATTGGTATTAACGATTTGTTCAATTTACATTATCAGAAGCAAATTCCGTCTACAGAATATGTGGCAAAAAATATCATTAAAATAACAGATTCAATTCATCAGAAATCGCCAGAAACAATAATTTATTTGCAAACAATTTTGCCAACAGCAGAAGTGTATATGACAGATTACATCAATCAAGTGAATAATATTATTAGAAATAATAAAATTGATGTGAATTACAAGTTGATAGATTTACACAACGAATTTGTGAATGAAAATGGATTGATAAAACCAGAATTGACTTCAGATGGAACGCATTTAAATGAATTAGGATACGAAGTTTGGGTGAAAACGATAAAAGATAAATTATAG